One Ilumatobacter fluminis genomic window, CTCCGGTGTCGCCCACGACAACGGCATCCCGCTGATCGTCGACAACACCGTGCCGACGCCGTACCTGATCCGCCCGCTCGAGTGGGGCGCCGACATCGTCGTCCATTCGCTCACCAAGTTCATCGGCGGCCACGGCACCTCGATCGGCGGCGCGATCATCGACGGCGGCACCTTCGACTACGGCGAGTCCGGCCGCTTCCAGAACTTCAACGAGCCCGACCCGAGCTACCACGGGCTCGCGTACTGGCCGGCGCTCGGTCACGGCGCCTTCATCCTCAAGGCCCGCGTCCAGTTGCTCCGCGACATCGGCATGGCGATCTCCCCGTTCAACGCCTTTGCCTTCCTGCAGGGCCTCGAGACGCTGAGCCTGCGCATGGAGCGGCACTGGTCGAACACCGCCAAGGTCGTCGAGTTCTTGCAGGGTCGCTCCGAGGTGAAGAGCATCAACTACGCCGGCATCGAGTCGAGCCCGTGGCACGAGCGCGCCAAGAAGCTCGGCGGTGGCAAGGGGTACGGCTCGGTCATCGCGTTCGAGATCGACGGCGGCCTCGAGGCGGGCAAGAAGTTCGTCGAGGGGCTCACGCTGCACAGCCACGTCGCCAACATCGGTGACGCCCGCAGCCTGGTGATCCACCCGGCGAGCACGACGCACAGCCAGCTCACGCCCGAGGAGCAGGCCGCCAGCGACGTCACGCCGGGCCTCGTCCGACTCAGCGTCGGCCTCGAGAGCATCGACGACATCCTGGCCGACCTCGAGCAGGGCTTCGCCGCCGCCGGCTGACCGGTTACCGCCGCCGACGGGCTTGGTACCGTCGGCGGCATGCCGACCCCTCGTCAACGCGTCACGTTCCCGGGTGCGCTCGGGCACGAACTCGCCGCACGTCTCGATCTGCCGGCGGGCCCACCGAAGGCGTACGCGCTCTTCGCGCACTGCTTCACGTGTGGCAAGGACCTGCGCGCCGCCACGTCGATCGCGGCGGGCCTGACCGACGCGGGCTTCGCCGTGCTCCGGTTCGACTTCACCGGGCTCGGTGGGAGCGAGGGCGAGTTCGAGAACACGAACTTCACGTCGAACGTCGACGATCTCGTCGCCGCAGCGGCCTGGCTCCGTGTGGAGTACCGGGCTCCGCAGTTGCTCGTCGGTCACTCGCTCGGTGGGGCGGCCGTCGTGGTCGCCGCCGACCGGATTCCCGAGGTGCGCGCCGTCGCCACCATCGGGGCACCGTCCGAGTCGGGGCACGTCAATCAGCTGTTCGTCGACTCCGCCGACGAGATCGAGCAACGCGGGAGTGCCGACGTCGAGTTGGCGGGGCGACGCTTCACCATCACCAAGCAGTTGGTCGACGATCTCCGTTCGGGCCGGGTCGTCGAGGCGGCCGGTGAGCTGCACCGACCGCTCATGGTGCTCCACTCACCGATCGACAACGTCGTCGGCGTCGACCACGCCGCCGCCCTGTTCCGGGCCGCACGGCACCCACGCAGCTTCGTCTCGTTGGACGGAGCCGATCACCTGCTCGGTGACGTCGCCGATGCGGTCTACGCCGCGAAGACCATCGGCACCTGGGCCGAGCGCTATCTCGTCGACGAGAGTGGCGTGAAGCCGCCACCGCCGGCGTCTGCGCCGGTGATGGTCAGCGAGACCGGCCAGGGCAAATTCCTCAACCACGTCGTCGTGGGTGAACACCGGTTCCTGGCCGACGAACCCGAGTCGATGGGTGGGTTCGACGCCGGACCGAGCCCGTACGACCTGCTCGGTGCGGCGCTCGGCGCCTGCACGTCGATGACCATCCGGATGTACGCCGACCACAAGGGCTACCCGCTCGGCCGGGTGACCGTCGACGTGTCGCACGACAAGGTCCACGTCGACGATGCCGGGAACGTGGTCGAGGGCCGAGACGGCAAGATCGACCGGTTCCGGCGGTCGATCACCGTCGACGGCGATCTCGACGAGCAGCTCCGGGCGAACGTGCTCCGGATCGCCGACAAGTGCCCCGTCCACCGAACGCTCGAACGCACGAGCCGGATCGAGACGGGGCTGTCGGAGTAGGCAGCGAGCGCCGAACGTTCGGCTACTCGTCGCCGCGTTGTTCGTCGAGGAATCGTTCGAACTCGGCGCCGAGATCGTCGGCGCTCGGGATCGCCGCCTCGGCCTTGCGGTCGTGGTCGGCCTCGAGCATCCGGACGTACATCTGGAGTTGCGGGTCGTTCTCGACGACCTCGTCGTGCAACGTGCGCCACCGCCCGATGTCGGCGACCAGCTCACCGTCGTCGTCGGGGACGGGCACGCCGAGCACGTGCGACAGGTGCGTCTGGAGTGCCGCGACGGCTTGGGGATGCTCGGCGTTCATCAGATAGTGCGGGATGCCGACACGCAACGACACCGACGGCAGGCCGGCCTCGGCCAGAGCGGTCTGGACGACGCCGACGACGCCGGTGACGCCCTGGTACGACGGCTGGCCGATGCCGAGCGACCGGGCCAGATCGGCATCGGTGGTGCTGCCGGTGACGAGCGGGGTGCGGGAGTGGGGGACGGCCTCGGCCGACGACCCGACGGTGACGACCGCCTCGCATCCGAGCTGTCGGGCGACGCGGACGATGCAGTCGGCGTACGTGCGCCAGTACAGATGCGGCTCGACGCCGAGCAGCACGACGAGATCGCGGCCGCCGCGGCCCGATACGACGTCGAAGCGGTTCTCGGGCCAGCGGATCACCCGGATGTCCCGCTCGTCGAACTCGACGAGCGGTCGTTCCTGGGTGAAGTCGTAGAACGGATCGGGGTCGATCTCGCCGACCGTGATCGCCGTGTCGGCGGGAGCGAAGCGGTCGAGCGCCGTCGTGGCGGCGCCGCCGATGTCGAACAGCCCGGTGAGGCCGATCAGCATCACGGGCGACCGCAGCTCGGTCAGCCCGGTGGTCTCCAGTTCGAGCACGTCGTCGACGTTCACGCCCACAGTCTGCCGCGAACGTCACCCGGACCGACCGTGCAACGCATCCACGCCCGATGCCGCCAGGCGCGGCGTCAGGCGAGTTGTTCGACGACGCCGTCGATGCAGGCGGTGAGCGCCTCGATGTCGGTGGGGTCGATCGCCGGGAACATGCCGACACGGAGCTGGTTGCGGCCGAGCTTGCGGTAGCTGTCGGTGTCGAGGATTCCGTTCGCCCGGAGGGCCGCATTGACGTCGTCGGCCGAGACCGAGTCGTCGAGATCGATCGTCGCGACGACGGACGATCGCTGCGCCGGGTCGGCGACGAACGGGGTGGCGTACGACGACGCCTCGGCCCAGCCGTACATCGTCGCCGCCGACTGGTCGGAGCGGCCCGCACACCACTCGAGCCCACCGTTGGCGTTCATCCACCGGAGCTGGGCGTCGAGCATGATCAGGGTCGCGACGGCCGGCGTGTTGTACGTCTGGTTCGAGGTGCTGTTGCTCAGCGCGATGCCGAGGTCGATCGACGCCGGCACCCAGCGGTCGCTCGATGCGATCCGCTCGATCCGGTCGATGGCGGCGGGGGAGCAGGCCGCGAGCCAGAGGCCACCGTCGGCGGCGAAGCACTTCTGCGGGGCGAAGTAGTAGACGTCGACGTCGTCGGTGTTCCAGCGGAGGCCACCGGCGGCCGAGGTGGCGTCGACGGCGACGAGCGAGCCGGCGTCGGCGCCGTCGGGGCGGGTCGGGGTCATGGCGACGCCGGTCGAGGTCTCGTTGTGGGTCAGGGCGTACAGGTCGACACCCGCCTCGGCGGTGGGGAGCGGGTGGGTGCCCGTGTCGCTCTCGATCACCGTCGGGTCGCCGATGTGTGGCGCCTCGGCGCACGCCTTCGCGAACTTCGAGGAGAACTCGCCGAACACGAGGTGCTGGCTGCGCTGGTCGACCAGGCCGAACGTGGCGGCGTCCCAGAACACGGTGGTGCCACCGTTGCCGAGCACGATCTCCCACCCGTCGGGGAGCGAGAACAGGTCGGTGAGCCCCGCCCGGACCGAACCGACGAGGTTCTTGACCTGCGGCTTGCGGTGGGACGTCCCCATGATCGTGGAGGCGCCGGCGACGATGGCGTCGATCTGCTCGGGGCGGACCTTGGACGGGCCGCAACCGAAGCGTCCGTCGGCGGGCAACATCGAGTCGGGGAGGGTGATGTCCTGCGGGTTCACGCACGCCAGGATGGCACCGCACCGGCCCGGTCGCACAACGAGTTGCTTCATGTTTCGTACGACACTTCCGGTCCGCACGCCGTCACGATCCGGAACGGTTCGACCACTTCGCAACCGGGCGGGGAAACGACGCCGAAAGCTGGCACGATGTGATGCCGTGAACAGAGTCTCGGAACGTCTCGCGTCCATCGCCCCCTCCGCCACGCTCGCTGTCGACGCCAAGGCCAAGGCCCTCAAGGCCGCCGGCGAGAACGTCATCGGCTTCGGCGCCGGTGAGCCCGACTTCCCGACCCCGGCGCACATCGTCGAGGCGGCGGTCGAGGCGTGTCGCGATCCGAAGAACCACCGCTACACGCCGGCAGGTGGCCTGCCCGAGCTCAAGGAGGCGATCGCCGCCAAGACGAAGCGCGATTCCGGCTTCGAGTGCGAACCGAGTCAGGTCGTGGTGACCAACGGCGGCAAGCACGCCGTGTTCTCCGCCTTCGCCGCGCTGTGCGATCCGGGCGACGAGGTGCTGCTCCCGGCGCCGTACTGGACGACGTACCCCGAGTCGATCACCCTCGCCGGCGGCGTGCCGGTCGTGATCGACACCACCGACGACACCGGCTTCAAGGTCACGGTCGAGCAGCTCGACGCCGCCAAGACCGACCGCACCAAGGTGCTCTTGTTCGTCAGCCCCGACAACCCGTCGGGCGCCATCTACGATCCCGCCGAGGTGAAGGCGATCGGCGAGTGGGCCGTCGAGAACGGCATCTGGGTCGTCACCGACGAGATCTACGAGCACCTGGTGTACGGCGACAACGAGT contains:
- a CDS encoding bifunctional o-acetylhomoserine/o-acetylserine sulfhydrylase, which produces MSDNWGFETKQIHVGGDPDPATGARAVPIYQTTSFEFRDTDHAANLFALSEVGNIYTRIMNPTQGALEARLSALEGGCTTAIGIPGALAVASGQAAATLAFLTLCESGDHIVASASLYGGTYNLLHYTMPKMGIEVTFLDDPHDLDAWRNAIQDNTKAFFGEVLPNPKNDVFDIEGVSGVAHDNGIPLIVDNTVPTPYLIRPLEWGADIVVHSLTKFIGGHGTSIGGAIIDGGTFDYGESGRFQNFNEPDPSYHGLAYWPALGHGAFILKARVQLLRDIGMAISPFNAFAFLQGLETLSLRMERHWSNTAKVVEFLQGRSEVKSINYAGIESSPWHERAKKLGGGKGYGSVIAFEIDGGLEAGKKFVEGLTLHSHVANIGDARSLVIHPASTTHSQLTPEEQAASDVTPGLVRLSVGLESIDDILADLEQGFAAAG
- a CDS encoding bifunctional alpha/beta hydrolase/OsmC family protein; this translates as MPTPRQRVTFPGALGHELAARLDLPAGPPKAYALFAHCFTCGKDLRAATSIAAGLTDAGFAVLRFDFTGLGGSEGEFENTNFTSNVDDLVAAAAWLRVEYRAPQLLVGHSLGGAAVVVAADRIPEVRAVATIGAPSESGHVNQLFVDSADEIEQRGSADVELAGRRFTITKQLVDDLRSGRVVEAAGELHRPLMVLHSPIDNVVGVDHAAALFRAARHPRSFVSLDGADHLLGDVADAVYAAKTIGTWAERYLVDESGVKPPPPASAPVMVSETGQGKFLNHVVVGEHRFLADEPESMGGFDAGPSPYDLLGAALGACTSMTIRMYADHKGYPLGRVTVDVSHDKVHVDDAGNVVEGRDGKIDRFRRSITVDGDLDEQLRANVLRIADKCPVHRTLERTSRIETGLSE
- a CDS encoding PAC2 family protein — translated: MNVDDVLELETTGLTELRSPVMLIGLTGLFDIGGAATTALDRFAPADTAITVGEIDPDPFYDFTQERPLVEFDERDIRVIRWPENRFDVVSGRGGRDLVVLLGVEPHLYWRTYADCIVRVARQLGCEAVVTVGSSAEAVPHSRTPLVTGSTTDADLARSLGIGQPSYQGVTGVVGVVQTALAEAGLPSVSLRVGIPHYLMNAEHPQAVAALQTHLSHVLGVPVPDDDGELVADIGRWRTLHDEVVENDPQLQMYVRMLEADHDRKAEAAIPSADDLGAEFERFLDEQRGDE
- the serC gene encoding phosphoserine transaminase; translated protein: MLPADGRFGCGPSKVRPEQIDAIVAGASTIMGTSHRKPQVKNLVGSVRAGLTDLFSLPDGWEIVLGNGGTTVFWDAATFGLVDQRSQHLVFGEFSSKFAKACAEAPHIGDPTVIESDTGTHPLPTAEAGVDLYALTHNETSTGVAMTPTRPDGADAGSLVAVDATSAAGGLRWNTDDVDVYYFAPQKCFAADGGLWLAACSPAAIDRIERIASSDRWVPASIDLGIALSNSTSNQTYNTPAVATLIMLDAQLRWMNANGGLEWCAGRSDQSAATMYGWAEASSYATPFVADPAQRSSVVATIDLDDSVSADDVNAALRANGILDTDSYRKLGRNQLRVGMFPAIDPTDIEALTACIDGVVEQLA
- a CDS encoding pyridoxal phosphate-dependent aminotransferase translates to MNRVSERLASIAPSATLAVDAKAKALKAAGENVIGFGAGEPDFPTPAHIVEAAVEACRDPKNHRYTPAGGLPELKEAIAAKTKRDSGFECEPSQVVVTNGGKHAVFSAFAALCDPGDEVLLPAPYWTTYPESITLAGGVPVVIDTTDDTGFKVTVEQLDAAKTDRTKVLLFVSPDNPSGAIYDPAEVKAIGEWAVENGIWVVTDEIYEHLVYGDNEFASMPTLVPELADTCLILNGVAKTYAMTGWRVGWLIGPADVAKACTNFQSHATSNVANVAQRAALAAVSGPLDDVVMMREAFTRRGTTMHGMLNDIDGVTCIEPQGAFYCFPNLTGLLGRDINGQSASSTLELADLVLEQAKVAFVPGEAFGAPGYARFSFALGDDDMAEGIRRFAELVG